DNA sequence from the Coturnix japonica isolate 7356 chromosome 3, Coturnix japonica 2.1, whole genome shotgun sequence genome:
AGCCAGGTGTTACTGCATGGGATGCACCGAGCAAGCTCCATGcaattcagaaatgaagaatcaCACTGCAGGGACTGCCAGGTTTGCTTTGCCGTCATGGTCAATGTGAGCACTGTGGCAGAGATGCCCACGCGGGCTCCTGTAGAGGCGTGGGGCTGAGacagccctcctgctgctcctgctcaaAGCCGATCCTCAGCTGCCAcctgctgagcacacacagaaaggcagcaggatgCACCGCGTGGGTATGTGGGCTCCTCGtggagttgggggggggggcaaagtCATTATGGAGCATCAAACTCGCCTGTCAGTAGCCAAGGGGAGGTGGCACACACAACGCCACGGGGTTTGTGCGTGAAATCTGCCCGTGTTTTTAGGTGCCCAGTTAGGAGCTGCCTAGAATGGTGGCCAAGAATTCAccagatgagaaaaagaatgcaaTATGGTAGTGGGAAACAGCTTAAGGAAACCCTGTAGATAGAGGAGCTCGGCAGAAGAACCTGAAATTAGCTGCAGGAATTAAGTTCCTCTTTTGAAACTAAGTCCAATAGCTACACGATGTAAATTGAGCTCAGTTCAAGTATGGTGCACCCATACCTTAATGGGGTGAACTTTCAGGCATCATAAAGCCAACAGACTTGCTGCTGATTTTAGGCACCTCACATTCCTGTTCAACAGGCTGCTGTGCTTCTTGCAAAATATGCCTCAGACACCCGTGCTTAAAACAGAGATGGTTCCAATCTGCACAGACCATAACTCCTAAGCAGGGCTGTTATGCCATGTATTTATACCCTGCATAGCAAAATAGGGTCTCCTCACCGTTTATGATGTCAGAGGGTAGTGTGGAGTGAGAAGAAGAGTGCTCCAACTTATTTATGGCTGTCAAGTGTGtcttacatttaaaatagtgattggggggaaaataaagctgtACCTACCGAACCTCTAACGCCATCTGCTGAGGAAACACTGGAAATGAAGACTTCAGCTGGCTACTTGTTGCACTATTCTTCATGTTGACGTCTTGTAAAATTTCCACTGTATAAATGCATTGAAAGGGTTGTAAGAATCTCAGCTGAGCAACTGCGAGCATTAGAAATGGAACATACTATTACAGGCTCAAACGACAGAACATTCGTTTTCAGTGCTAGTCCAGACACCAGCTCTTTGTGCTACTGATATCCAGCTTTaacgttttctttctttgctcctAAGATAGACACCTAAAAAAATTATCCTAAATTATATTTGCTTCATTCATTTGCAAAGGGGAGGATACAAGGAGCACTGTACTCCTTAATGGCATTTAGtaatagaggaaaaaagcctttttctccAAGAAGCTCCCATATGGAGAAAGTGCCTACAAACCTGAATAGAGCGCTGGCCCTTAGGGACTGAAAATTGGCACAGGAGAATAGTGAAGCCTATTTTTGAATAACCTTAAATTGTTTCATATGAGCAGAAATCTGCTGATATCTGAGCAGTTACCTTGTATGGCAAAAGAAGGGAGGACATTGTTGGCGAGGATAGCATTGAACAGAGGCACAGCattgaaacaaaacagactaacaaaaaaaaaaaccaaaaaacaacaaacccaagCTGTTAATTTTGTAGACTTATATGAAAGTAAATAGATCTCTAAGGTAGGGGCTTGGTTTCATTTCAAGGTACAGAGTAAAAATGTAGAGCAAAAAGTAATACAGTGTTAAGGTGAATCTCAGTCTACAGCAGCATCTGTTTTTAACACACACGGAAagttttcagaataaaaagagaaagagaatagATATCTGAAAGTATTTTAGCTTTCTAAGATACTAGGTACCTTTAAAATACTGAGCTCAGAGGGATGGAAGCAAAACATATATTTGAATTAcatttacagaaaggaaaataaacaagctgTTTGTGTTGTTTATGCATTTCCTtactgaaaggggaaaaaagcacttgGAACATTCAGGACCCTTCTTGTTTAGATGTCTGAAACAAAAGACAATAGAAGGCATCAACAGTTCAGCAAACAAAGGCTGTCAGTCCACCACTGCCGACTTCATGACAAATCAGCCCCAGTGAGATTTTACGTGCCACTAAAACAAGCCACATCatgaacagcaaagaaaacccaaccagtgtaacaaatgaaaacagttgaGGCTGACGACCTCAAATAGGCAGACCTGACCTATTGCTCCTCTGATGAAAACAGCATAGTAACTTTGAGGATACATGATGATCTGATTCATTGAAAGCATAGAAAACTTTCATGAGATTCTTAGCACTtgcagagcaaaaaaaaaaaagcaagacatatatttaaatagttttaaatagttgacacatttttatttgcaatcaTTAATCATTACGTAACCAGCTGGACCTTTCTTTTATACTGGTCACTATCTGGGGAAAATAGTCTTCCAATGCTTGTCTAGATGTTATGCTGGTGAGGACACACAGTAACAGCATAAGTACGTGAAAAATTGCTAGGGTGGtatatgggaactgttgagttATGGCCTGAACCACtaattgagcacctggggaaaggacctggtcagccctgggagcacaggtgaaggcaattcagctgtgaaactggaaggggtggagcctggctgcacctctcttaggCCTCATTAAAGGGCTGAGTGCCAttggggaaggatctctttctggacaTCCTTTCTGGTAAGGCTTTCCCTTATGAGCCTAGAATCTTCTGATGGGGTAAGcaatcttctttccttcctttatagcaccttCCTGTCATGCTGGTCCTTCTGCCATCACACTTGTGTTGTCATGCCTTTCCCATTGCATTGATCCATCCAATTGCTACAGGTGGGTTTTGCTAAGGAAAGCAGAGTAAATTAgatgtttttttcagctttatttctggAAAGGTTACTGAGCAGATGTCACTATACCATGTGACTTCCCAGAGTCATTGAGAAGTTCAAAGTTGTTCCCTAAATCTTTCACCTGAAGTGTACGTCTTAGATGATTGCAGCCATAAGTGTCCACATACACCACTACACCTTCAGCCTCTTATTGTATTTTTGCAATACAGCTGATGtggcaaaataaacatttctggaaatgtttACTCCTGGAAtatactgaaaaactgaataCAAGAAAGgaagtaacaaaacaaaagtgtaTGAATGCACTAAGTGCATTCAATATGTATTCAAATGTAGTTTAAACTACATGCACAGCTCCTTCCACATTGCCTAATAATATCTTATTTCCAAAATATGAAGAAGTTAGATTTTAAGTGCGATAAAACTTTTCTTGAATACAGTTATAGTAGAAAAGCCCAGTGCTTTGAGCCATTAATACTCCAAATGAACAGAGGTGGGGAAATGGTTgtcactgttttgctttccataCAACATTCGGTTCTTTAGTCAGCTATTCATCAGTGCTGACCTGGAAACTTTGAGGAAAGCAATTCTGATTTGTTATTCTAAACTTACATTATGAACTTTGATATCTATAGGTGACTaacagaaaactttattttgttttaagcatGCCTTTTACGCTTCCTTTTAACAAATCAACAAATTTGCTTAGTTAGTTTGATATGAATAGAAATTTCACTGGAGGAAAggttattaaaacaaatgcatccTAAATGTATGTGCTTGCAGCATGCAGATGCCAAGAAGCCAGTAACAAATGTATGTATTCACATGATCTTGGTGCAACAGCTGCCTCTCTCCTCTGCTGTTTATTATTGAAGTTCTCTGCAAACTTTGTTCCAATTATTTGATACTGCTGTGGTTCAGAAAGAGAAGGACATACAACCAAACAAATTGATGAATTGGATCAGATAGCAAAGGGGGAAGTGGGAGGCAGAAGTCACTTGTAGATGACTTTATAGAAAGGTGCACAGATTTTACTTAAACTCGGGGAGAGCTATGGATCCAAATGGCAATATTAATATATGGTAGTGCAAGCTATAATGCAGACTTTCTTTAGGAAATGTGGCTTGGGTTCCTAAAAGACCTACTCTTCATGTTTTAGCACTATTATTTCACTTAACGTTTTcaaaaatgcatcttttctgGTGTGTGAGAGCCTTCTGCTGAGCAGTCCTCAAACAACTGTTTTCATCAGGTAGAATAAAAAGCTGTAATATGCTATATGAGACAGGCAGCGTGATTATCTGTGTTTAGGTCCCTTGCAACATAGGTGCAAAGTTGCAGTTTTTGCTTTAGACACAGCTGACGTCATCTCTGCATTGTTACACCTCCTGTATGTGCACAGCACGATCTAGAAAGTGAGTTATAATGGAGACAGTCCCATTGCAAGGCTGATAGAAAAGTAAAAGCTGTGCACAAAAGAACTGTATACACTACATACATTAGAGATACattgcatttctatttttgttcaCGTGATTTCCAGGTGATGAGTTTTATTAATACaggtttttgtttaaaaactccTCAAGATAGCTTAGAAGCGAAAATAATACTCCTAATGTAGAGCCAGGCTGAAAAAAAGAGATCACTATGTATGTGAGCAGCCAGCACTACTTGGCTCTGTCCTGCATTTTAATGCTGAGAACAACCAGAATGGGATAGTTAGCTAGAGGGCAAATGGATAGATACAAAGAGTGCTGACTTTACACATGCATACAGCCATGGGAGGAGGGACTGGAGCACATACACTGtgaggttaaaaacaaaactgaaggactcatatttatttttttattgatcACTAGAAGAATTAAGAGTACACTCAGTGCCTACAGGTCTACAGTTATAGTGGTCCATAGCATACACTGCAAACTCCTTCAAGGTAAGAGTATTAGGTACTGTATGTTTGCAGTTTTGTGATGTGCTAAGTCCAGCTGCATTGAAGTCTAGGTGCTGCTGAAGAGTAAAGCTAAAATGTTAGCAGTTTATGACCCTAATTAGTTTTGTGCCCAGCttagaagtgttttctttcctcgCTTCTGGCACAATTTATAGACAGGCCTTCTTGGCTACTTTACCAATCAAATGGACGTACTGGCAAGAGACGCATTCCTCCCTTCTTGCCTTTATGCTTACTTCTGAAAAGAGTGATCTTGTTCAGCCATGCGCTTCATGTTAAGCACTTTGTTTACCATCCCCAGACAATTCTCATCAAAATCAGCCTTTGGTACTTTGCCCTCTGCCAACTCTGCCCTCAGCCCTGGCTTTACCTGCATGAATAGTCACGTAGGACTAGGGACAGattgtgtttaaatatttagataAGAAGCAGTTATAAAGTGATGACTGCTCTATATCTGGCACGTTCTTTAGATACGGGAGAATGGTGTATTGCCACGCATAATGCTGCCCAGAACAATCTCTTGGAAATTGCAGTACTATGTGAGACCTCAACAGGCTTTGAATCGTGTGCCTGATACTGAAGATGGTCATTTTTGAAGACAGAGTTATTCCATTTCAGCTCTGACTGAATCAAAATTTCATATTCATACAGTTACATTTAATAAATAAGTCTGTTTGACGCCATCATCCAGATATGATTATAACGTAAAGATATTTGGGGAATATAAGTAATCGCAGAGGTCAGCTGATCTACTCTGTGTTCTTGAAGTCCCTGTCTGAATGACTGGAAGAGGTTCTAATGGTAATCCCatattatatgtatttatactgGGTGATAGGAAACAATGCCATAAATCACCTGTCTTAATGTAAAATATAGAATACAAGCATATGTATAAATCTTGAGACACTGTGTCTGGTAGCAGAGGAAGAATGGTGTATTTAGGCTCCTACAACTTGACTATCCAAACTTATGTCATAACTCTTGGGGAATCTGACAATATTTATTCTGCTTAGAtagacacatttttctttcttagattTTAGTGTTGTTTTAAAGCAGTTACAGTGCTTCCAATTATAGTGCTATGACTGATCAAACTTCTTGTCTATTATTGGCATTTCCAGGTAACAAGAGCTTCAcaggaaaaagacaaatggaACAGTTTCAGGGTATCTGATGCATAGGAAGCTGCGTGTTGTCTTTATTTCAGGaagtcatagaatatcctgGATAGGAAGAGAACTGCAGTGATCATAGTCCACCACTTTGCTCCGCACAGCACTTTCCAAAGTCCAAGCCCTATGTCTGATAGCATTGCCCAAATATTCCTACAACTATATCAGCTCAGGGCTGTAGCCACTacccttggcagcctgttccagtgctgacCACTGTCTGGTGCAGCACCTTTCCTTAAGTCTGGCTGCCCACCCCcgacacagctccatgctgttccctcgggccctgttgctgccctctgctccctgtgaggagctgcagctgccatgaagcctcccctcagctcctctgctctgaacctcagctgctcctcatgcATTTTGCCTTGTCAGCCTTTCTCTATCTTCAGAGCCCTCCTTTGGGCACTCTCTAGTAGTATTCTGTCCATCTTATATTTTCACTGGTGAAAGCATAAAAGAGATCTGGTCCAAAACCAGAGCCCTGCAGAAGCCTACTAGTAACCAGCCATCAGACAGACATAACACTATTTACTATTGGCCCAACCAGACACCCAGTTGTTCATCTGGGCGATGgcattatgtttttgtttagttttacGCTGGACATTTTATCTAGATGGACACTGTGAAAAGTAGCTGCAAAATCTTTCCTGAAATCTGAAGAGATTATACCTTAGTAAACAAGGTGGGGAATTTTGCTATAAAAGGAGATTAAATTTGTTGGGTCACTTTGATGAACTCTAATTTTGTGCTGAAGTTTTTCTGATGCTGCTACTATGCACCTTAGCACCTTACATATACAAAGGCCCCCAAACAAGAATGGAGACCGAAGGACATGCAGGTCCTGTGGTGCTTCATGCATCTGGCAGAGCTATGTGCCTTCTTGGCAATTCCTAACCAGTGTTAGGAATTCACTGTGGTCTACACAGTCAGGCCAAGAAGTTTCCAAAATACAGAATTACTGCTTCAACCTTTGCAATGATGAGAACTACACATATTCAACGTATCTAAATATCAGGGTCATGAATTTGAAGCAGATTCTGTACTATTAGAAAAACAGTTACAATAAGACAGAGTgctaaacaaaatgttttataaacaaaatacCTTTATTAGACTGGTACATGGGTTGTCTTAAATACAGTTGGCATTAGACTGTTGTTACAGTTTAAAGTCAGTGTTACTGAAGTTTAACCTCAGGAGATATTTATCtgagaaaatgtgatttaaaaacaaatagattttcttcttcctctttatttaGTGTGTTTTGGTAGCATAATTTAAACTAGACAACTTACCTAATAGAGCATATCACTAAGCAAAACCAGACCTTAACTGAAACTGAATACAGACAATTTtattcatctattttttttactcGATTTGAAAATTATTCCACTATTAcatgtatttttccattaataaaactatttttcactTGGTTTTCTGTAACAGCTCCATCAAGGAAAACCATTTGAGTATTTAGATATTCCAGATACCTAATCCAGTTTTTTGGGTAACTGCTTCTAAGAAGATGCCTGATAGAAAAATACCttgtatcttttcttcttcttgtatAGCAGCATCATTATAGCGTTGCCCTAACTGGAAGCTGAtagtcacatccagcctggtaCAGTACTCacaatggaaatgaaatatattcagGTGTGGCCTCTACAGACCACACTATCCCCTGAGTGTTCAgttacagcattttcttcatagataataaatgtaagaaaataactGGCTAAAACCAAgtgcaaaacaaagaacagattCATATAATAAGAGACCTTCTAAACAAGAAACAGGATCAGCATCCTATTTCAGAATGATTCAACAGCAAGAGAATGCAAGCCTCaacttacattaaaaaaaggtaACCAGGTAAATAAATACCCTTCAATCCCACAGACAGAACTGTGAATTACTATTATCTGCTATTTTACATTACAGCTAGGTCAGAAACCTCAATCTGACACAAGTTCTTTCAGCCTGATGCTATGCAAGCAGTGCAGTTAAACTGCTTCGCTTCTATTGCGGGGTACTGTTGTAAACAAAGTTCCTCTGAACAGAATCCATGATACTGCGTGAAACTTCCTTAATTGTACCTTTGTTTACGTGAATTTCAATTGATACACTTCTTCTATACATTTCTTGCGCACGCTCACCCAaaattctcttatttcttttgtagtaagtatatgaaataaaacaaatttaaagtAAGATAATAATCTGGGACAGAGAAATCGTGGTGTTTCAGAGGGCCATCTCAGCAACTTTTAGTTTCAAGTGTTCCACCAAATGCATGTACACGTTAAGAAACTATACATAGCGCTGCAATTACATAGGACACCATCttccacattttccattttcatggAAAAGTGTTAAGAAAGCCATTTACAAACAACTAACATCTTCTCCAGAGCACATCACATGAGACACATGTGGAAATGGGAGTAAGGAGGGATGAACAGCAGTGCCATTCAGTCAAAAACAGCACTGATCCTGCACAGCTGAATCTGAGCGGTCACACACCTGAGCAAGAGCAAAAACAGTTTCTCCAATGAGTCTGATCAAAATTCCCTAATAAAATCAGACAGAACAATAATATGAACTGCCAAAGAAGTTACAGTACAGTAAGATGATCACTGTAAATATCCCTGTTGTATCAATGATACAACAAAAATCATGGTCTGATTTACAAGTACACTGCTTATGTGCAGCACCAAGATGATAAAAAGTTAAAACTTATCCATGGAGTTCCTCTGATAAATGGTCCCCTGTACAAATGCAAGTTTGTATGTGCAATGAAGTACTTTTGGCAAGTTACAGATTCCATAAAAGTCACTGCACTAAAACTTGAAAAGGGAtcagagaaaaatcacttcCAAGTGGTTGGCTACATAATAAGTTCTATCAATAAATTCAGGTTTTAGGAACAGCAAAATTCACTTCCATTTCTGAGATAAGCTGTAGACGGACTGTGAAGGTCTGCAAATTGCACACTGCTTTCTCACCTTTGTGTTCTTTATGTGCTGCCAGCAAGGTCTGAACTGAAGCTCTCTGCTGAACTTACAGCTCAGCAAAGCAAATAACTGCCACTGAATGACcaaaacattctgattttcttttccagtgtaGAAACAAGGGACTTCCATCAGAGACAAACATGCTTTAGCCAGTCAGTCCAAGTAATTTCCAGATACAGGCTGGAACTACTGTTCCAGCACACAAACTGTGCTTGCATCTTTTATATTCCTTATATATTCTTTATATCCTttctctaaggtcccttccaacccgcacgagactatgatactatgatgatattGATCCAATACTCTGTTTTTACCCCGTTTCATTGACAACCACGCTCCACCTGCTGCTTAAAACATAACATACACAAGTTGAAAATCCTAGGGTCAGATCTGTATCaagagcacaggcagcagctccctgcagccctcaaGGGGCCTCCGTCCCACCCGCAGCACGGTCAGTTCCTAACTTGGCGTTCACCTTGTGCTCTATCTTCTGCAGCACGGCCGGCAGGTCCAGAACGGAGGCAATGACATAATGAGGCACCGGGGAGGCATCAGCCGGGGCCGCCATCGACTTGTTTAACCACACGGTGGCTCTCAGGCCGGCGTTCAGGCCTCCCTGGATGTCTGTGTCGAGAGAGTCCCCCACCATGACGCACTCTGCCGGCTGCACGCCCAGCAGCTCGCAGCAGTAGTGAAAGATGGACGGCGCGGGCTTCTCCTCCTTCTGCTCGCCTCCCACCACGATGGCGTCGAAGTAGGGCTGGCAGGCACAGGCCTCGATCTTCTCTCGCTGCGTCTGCCGGTCTCCGTtggtgaggagcagcaggcGGACGGCTTTGCGCAGCTCGGTCAGCATGTCCCGCGTGTCCTCGGGCAGCGTCAGGTGCCGCAGCCGGGTGGCCTTCCACAAGAAGTAGCACTCTGCGGCCAGGCTGCGGTTGGCTTCACCGCCGACGGTCTCCCGGATCGCCTCCTCCCAGTGCGAGATGCGCAGGTCGGTGATGCACATCTTGGCGGGGTCGTGGCACTCCTTGAGAAGCTTCTCCTGCACTTTGTCGCAGATCCCGCGGGCCTCCCCCTCCCCGTAGTGGTGCTTGGAGCGGAGCGCGTTCACCACCtgcaacacacagcacagcacagcacagcacagcacagcacggcacggcacggcacggcacagcacggcccGTCCGCACACCGCCGCTCTgccccgccccgctccctcTCGCTGCCACCCCCGCGTACCTCCTCGATGGCGCAGCGCCCGGCCGCCGCCGTGTCCACCAGCGTGTTGTCCAGGTCGAAGAACACCGCCTTGACGCCGTGCACCCCCATGGTCGCAGCGCGTAGAGCCGTGCGTGGCACACAGCCGAGCCAACACCAAACCCTGTGTCCGCCCCGGCGCTGGGAGGGGCCGCAGTGGGAAGGGAGTTccgcggggcggggccgggagcgAAGCCGGGCCTCTAGCgcctttattttaaagctaatAAATAAACTCCTTGAGTTACGTAACTCAGAGTCAGGGCACGAATGGCTGCCAAACGGGCCCTCCGCTCTCTCAGCAAAAACGGCCGTAGGGTTCCGTGCACCGAGCCTGAGCCGAGCTGCCTGTGCCCGCAGATGTAAGGCGGAGCGCTTGTAAGCTGAGCGGTCCGTAGCGCTGCAGGCAGCGCGGTCCGCCACGGCAGGGCGCTGTGAATGAGTCGCAGCcgcccagccccgctccccgtCCGCCTTTCGCTTTCGTTTCGTGCCGGTGCCCCGATGCTGTGGGAAACGGGGGCGGGGCTCCGTCCGCAGGGCGCTGCGCGGATCCTCGGGCGGTGCGGGACGAAGCTGCGGCGACAGCGGAGGTAACGGCGGCCGTGGGGAGCGGGGCTGGATCGGCCTGCACGGAGTGTTCCCGTTAAGAAGTAACTGTCGCTGAGGCGGACTTCCCAAttcatctgctgttttgttctgtaagtgtttgtttttctcttcctgtttccaTCGTGTGTGTAACGGAGACTGACAGCCTCGTAGCCTGAGAGTGTGCGGGCTGCCGTGCCTCGGTTCTGCTCTGAAGGAAGCGGTTTTAATTCTTTATGGAGAAACGTTACTGATTTCTCTCAGATTCCACGCAGTGATTCAACCTCCTGCAGAAATCTGCTGAGAAATCGTCCTTCATCACTAAACGCGCCattctgctttcacagaatcacagaatgacccgggttggaagggacctcaaggatcatgtagttccaaccccctgcctggcagggccaccaaacatacacatttactagatcaggttgcccagggccccgtccaacctggccttgaacacctccaaggacggggcatccacaacctccctgggcagcctgttccagggcctaaccactctcctaaaCTTTCTGAATCTGTAATCTCAATCTCAGCAGGTTTGGAATAGAGATGCAAGCCAACGACCTGAATGAGAAATCAGAGTTAGTTGCCGTTCTGTCCCTTGTCACAGTGCTACTCCGGCAGAACGGGGCTGTCTCTGTAGCAGTGTGTGAGACTCAGGCACGGCCCTGAATATTTCTCCACAGAATCTTTTGGTGCTCAGATATTGCATTGAGATGGACCGAAAGTATATGAGCTTGGTCAACAACTACTGCCAGAAGAGGAATGCCACGCTCGATTACGTCGAGGTGGAAATGAAAGGCCTACCTCATGACCCCGAGTAAGTTCACCACGCATGCCAATGAACATCAGCACGAGGTTGAACAGAAGTTGATTTGCTTGGAAGTGTGGCAGAGAGCTGCCTGCAAACACGGATGGGTGGGTGCAGGAGGTGTCACTGGGCACATAGGGCCTAAGGGAAACTTAGAGCTCAT
Encoded proteins:
- the NANP gene encoding N-acylneuraminate-9-phosphatase; this translates as MGVHGVKAVFFDLDNTLVDTAAAGRCAIEEVVNALRSKHHYGEGEARGICDKVQEKLLKECHDPAKMCITDLRISHWEEAIRETVGGEANRSLAAECYFLWKATRLRHLTLPEDTRDMLTELRKAVRLLLLTNGDRQTQREKIEACACQPYFDAIVVGGEQKEEKPAPSIFHYCCELLGVQPAECVMVGDSLDTDIQGGLNAGLRATVWLNKSMAAPADASPVPHYVIASVLDLPAVLQKIEHKVNAKLGTDRAAGGTEAP